The DNA sequence tgacccttaacctgaccctgaccctgtccctaaccctctccctgacccttaacctgtccctctccctgacccttaacctgtccctctccctgacctaaccctgacccttaacctgtccctctccctgtccctaaccctgacccttaacctgtccctgaccctgtccctaaccctctccctgacccttaacctgtccctctccctgacccttaacctgtccctctccctgacccttaacctgtccctctccctgacccttaacctgtccctctccctgacccttaacctgtccctctccctgacccttaacctgtccctctccctgtccctgtcctcaCTGTCAGGCTCACCCGGCTCTCAAAGCCTTCATGTGTGGTTCTCTCAGTGGCACCTGCTCAACGCTGCTCTTCCAGCCTCTGGACCTGGTGAAGACTCGGCTCCAGACCCTGCAGAACCACGTCCAACCAGGGTGTGTGCACGTACACGCGCACGCTCACATGCCAACAGATGACTGTGCACCAACAGATGATTGTGATAAGAGCTTCACGAGTGCACCGGTGCCCCTTTCACcactcgtcctcgtccccgtccccgctcgtccccgtccccgctcgtccccgtcaccgctcgtccccgtcaccgctcgtccccgtcaccgctcgtcctcgtccccgtcaccgctcgtccccgtcaccgctcgtcaccgctcgtcctcgtccccgtcccccgctcgtcctcgtcctcgtccccgctcgtgctcgtccccgtcaccgctcgtccccgtccccgctcgtccccgtcaccgctcgtccccgtcccgctcgtcaccgctcgtccccgtcaccgcttgtccccgtcaccgctcgtcgcctcgtccccgtccccgctcgtccccgtcaccgctcgtccccgtcaccgctcgtcctcgtccccgtcaccgctcgtcctatcactgctcgtcccgtcaccgctcgtccccgtcccctcgtccccgtccccgctcgtccccgtcaccaccgctcgtcctcgtccccgtcaccgctcgtcctcgtccccgtcaccgctcgtcacCGTCACCGCttgtccccgtcaccgctcgtcctcgtccccgtccccgctcgtccccgtcccaTCCGCACCTGCTCGTCCCCGTCCaaccgctcgtcctcgtccccgtcaccgctcgtcctatcactgctcgtcctcgtccccgtcaccgctcgtccccgtccccgctcgtccccgtcaccgctcgtccccgtcactgctcgtccccgtccccgtcacccgctcgtcctatcactgctcgtccccgtcaccgctcgtcctcgtccccgtcaccgctcgtcctatcactgctcgtccccgtccccgctcgtccccgtccctgctcgtcccgtcaccgctcgtccccgtcacccgCTCggccccgtcaccgctcgtccgtcacacgtcaccgctcgtccccgtccccgtcaccgctcgtcctatcactgctcgtccccgtcaccgctcgtcctcgtccccgtcaccgctcgtcctatcactgctcgtccccgtccccgctcgtccccgtccctgctcgtccccgtcaccgctccgTCCCTtcaccgctcgtcctcgtccccgtcaccgctcgtcctatcactgctcgtccccgtcaccgctcgtccccgtccccgctcgtccccgtcaccgctcgtccccgtcccaccgctcgtccccgtccctgctcgtccccgtcaccgctcgtccccgtcaccgctcgtcctcgtccccgtcaccgctcgtcctatcactactgctcgtccccgtcaccgctcgtccccgtcccgctcgtccccgtcaccgctcgtccccgtccccgctcgtcctcgtccccgtcaccgctcgtcctatcactgctcgtccccgtcaccgctcgtcctatcactgctcgtcctcgtccccgtcaccgctcgtcctatcactgctcgtcctcgtccccgtcaccgctcgtccccgtcaccgctcggccccgtcaccgctcgtcctcgtcacccgctcgtcctcgtcccgtcaccgctcgtcctatcactgctcgtcctcgtccccgtcaccgctcgtcctgtcactgctcgtccccgtcaccgctcatccccgtcaccgctcgtcctatcACTGCTCGTCCTCGTCACCGTCCCcactcgtccccgtccccgcttGTCCTATCAGCACTCGTCCTCGTcaccgtcaccgctcgtcctatcACTGCTCGTCCTCGTCACCGTCCCcactcgtccccgtccccgcttGTCCTATCAGCACTCGTCCTCGTcaccgtcaccgctcgtcctatcactgctcgtcctcgtccccgtcaccgctcgtcctatcactgctcgtccccgtccccgctcgtcctcgtccccgctCGTCCCTGTCACTCGTCCCtgtcaccgctcgtcctcgcCACCGCTCgtccccgctcgtccccgtccctgtcaccgctcgtcctcgcCACCGCTCGTCcccgctcgtcctcgtccccgtcactcgtccccgtccccgctcgtccccgtcactcgtccccgtccccgctcgtccccgtccccgctcgtCCCCTTCCCcactcgtccccgtccccgctcgtccccgtccctgtcacCGCTGgtccccgctcgtccccgtcaccgctcgtccccgtgATGGTGAACACGTGCCTGTgactctcctgtcctgtcctcttctcctccctcagggGGAGGAAGGTGGGCATGTTCGCCGTCTTCCTGAATGTTGTCCGCACGGAGAACGTCTTCAGCCTGTGGAGAGGAGTGTCTCCAGTGAGTTAGCAGCCACATCTGTGACGAACTCCGGGTCACTGAAGTTATgaaattaaaagtaaaatcaCTGTTAGAAAGTTGGTCTGTGGCTTGTGCTGACGTCAGTCGTCCCCTTGGGCAGTCGTTCCTGCGCTGCATCCCCGGCGTGGGCATCTACTTCAGCACCTTCTACTCCCTGAAGCAGCACTTCTTCCAGGAGCGAGCAGCCAACGCTGGCGAGGCCGTGCTGCTGGGGGCAGGTGCCAGGGCGGTGGCAGGTGTGTGCATGCTGCCCTTTACTGTCATCAAGGCCCGCTTTGAGGTAGGCAAGCACGGCCTCACCTGAATTCACCTGAGACAAGATCTCAGATGGAATTGATCCCATTTTTCCAGCTAATTCCTCCAGCAGAACAACGTTGACACGAATGCATTTGGTCTTGACTATAGAGTGGTTTTTATAATTACCTAAGTGTGCCTGGGGCTGTGAGGAGCATGTATGAGACCGAGGGCATGAGGGCTCTCTTTTCTGGACTGCCTGCCACACTGCTCCGGGACGCTCCCTTCTCTGGCATCTACGTCATGTTCTACAGCCAGACcaagaagctgctgcctccaggtGAGACACAAAGTGCAGCAGCTACTGGACGGGAAGGTTTGGAGCCCCACCACCACTTTCCTCTTGTGTTGGCTCAGAGgtgacttcctcttcctgtgtccCGCTGGTGAACTTTGGCTGCGGGGTAGTAGCGGGCATCATGGCGTCGGTGGTCACACAACCTGCTGACGTCGTGAAGACCAACATACAGATCAGCAAGACTCGCCTCGGCACCGTGCAGGCGGCTCGTCACATCTACAAGGTGCCTTTTTCTGTTGCGTTTCTAGGCAGCTGTAGAGGAACGTGCAcactcatctctctcctgtCTGGCCACAGGAACATGGCATAGGAGGCTTCTTCTGTGGAGCTGTGCCCAGGTGTCTGCGCCGCACGCTGATGGCCGCCATGGCGTGGACGGTCTACGAGCAGCTCATGGCTCAGATGGGTCTGAAGTCATGAGGTGCAGCTGAGGCTCAGCAGGATGAGGTGttctcctccaccagcctcAGACTGCATCTGGGAGCGATGGTGGCCTGGAGGTGTGTAGAAAAGAGGATCTACCGACGCATCCTGAAGGCATCGTCTGAAACGGGAACGCTTCAGGAGGTGAGCTGATGTTCAGCCGTAGAAGGACCGTCTGTCCGTGCCGAGGGGATGAAGCACTGCGCAGAGCTGCACCTTCAGCCTCGCCCCTCGCCGCTGCCCCGCCCATCGCTCACTACCCCGCCCCTCGCCCATCACTCGCTGCCCCGCCCCTCGCCCGCTGCCCCGCCCCTCGCCCATCACTCGCTGCCCCGCCCCTCACCCGCTGCCCCGCCCCTCGCCCATCACTCGATACCTCGCcgctgccccgcccctcccccgctgccCCGCCCATCACTCGCTGTCCCGCCCCTCGCCGCTGCCCCGCCCATCACTCGCTGCCCCGCCCCTCGCCCGCTGCCCCGCCCCTCGCCCATCACTCGATACCTCGCCTCTGCCCCGCCCCTCGCCCATCACTCGCTGCCCCGCCCCTCGCCGCTGCCCCGCCCATCGCCCATCACTCGATACCTCGCcgctgccccgcccctcccccgctgccCCGCCCATCACTCGCTGCCCCGCCCCTCGCCGCTGCCCCGCCCATCGCTCGCTACCCCGCCCCTCGCCCATCACTCGCTGCCCCGCCCCTCGCCCGCTGCCCCGCCTCACCCCTCGCCGCTGCCCCGCCCATTGCTCGCTGCCCCGCCCCTCGCCCATCACTCGATACCTCGCcgctgccccgcccctcccccgctgccCCGCCCATCACTCGCTGCCCCGCCCCTCGCCGCTGCCCCGCCCATCACTCGCTGCCCCGCCCCTCGCCCGCTGCCCCGCCCCTCGCCCCGCCCATCACTCGATACCtcgccgctgccccccccccttcgcccACTGCCCCGCCCATCACTCGCTGCCCCACCCCTCGCCCGCTGCCCCGCCCATCACTCGCTGCCCCGCCCCTCGCCCACAGAAGTGGACGTGTTTCACGCTGGTTCCTAATAAAGCAGCTCCAGGAAAATAACAACTGACCCCGCTCACCTGTTGTTCAcatgacatttttgtttttaaaaaatggtgaTTAGATGAAGGAATTCTTGAACTCCTGTTTGTTCCCGACGTCCTGAAGCACCAAGATTCCCTCCTCGAGTGGAGCAGGAATGCTGTGATTATTTGTGGACTCaattttcaattattttctaTTGTTGATGTAaaaagaaatgagagaaaataaaagatgtGAAAGAATTCTAAAGTGTGAAACTGCTGTTTTGATCTGGGTCTTTCTGTCTTGGTGGTTCTGTCATGTTCAGGGTGTGCACGTGTCTCCATTAATGCTTTTCTCTCTTGAATTTGATGAAACAAAATTGATTAGAACACATTTCTTGGTCATGTAAATGCATTGTTTATGACAAGAAAGTGTAATagaaatgtacaaaaatgtaAGTGTTCATTAAAAGAAATTGATGCTAAAAACTAGACGATTCCAAAGAAACTgtctcttgcccccccccgctGGAGTCACTTATATCATAGGGTtaagttaggttagggttagagggttaggttagggttagagggttaggttaggttagggttaaagcaAATAACCCTAACAGGAATGTTCGGGATCTCGGCAGCAAAAAAGACGCCGAGGAGCTGCCGTGGTGAAGTGGAGTCACGTGTGCTGACAGGAGTCACGTGTGCCGACAGGAGTCACGTGTGTCCTTGGCGAGCTCGTCCATCAGTTGGACGCCATCCTCTGACGTCatttcctctgattggctgcaccATGTTGCCACGGGTTAGCCGTAAACAAAGCTTAGCATAGATCATTTTTCTTGTGAGGACACCTCGTCAGCATGGTGAGTTATCATACTCGTCCAGTAGCATCTGGAACTGGAATTTCCAGATATTTGTGATTGTGCTGAATTCTAATCGAATGAAATTGGGCAGATTCTCTCCCGAGTGAAGCCCGCTGTCGGAGGATGGTCGCCAACCAGCGGCGGGGACAAAACTAAGAAAAATAAAGCGGTTATTCCCCAGCTGGAGGAATACCTGCAAAAGAGGGACTACCTGGGTGCTTTGACCCTGTTGGAGGTACCGGAACACTGTGTTCTTTAAAATAGTCGGTCAAATTAGCGTCAGGgtattagggttggggtcagggtattagggttggggttaggttaggttagggttggggttaggttagggttggggtcagggtattagggttaggttagggttaggcttagggttggggttaggttaggttagggttggggttaggttagggttaggggtattAGGGTATTCTCAACACAATCAGCACAATCATCAAAAACCATAGAAACTACTGCCagaataaatataatttaaatagtataataataataattataataataattaacgAATTACGAATTAtaatcatttaaataataatttatttactgatcagaataaaggatgcAACAAACTACTGTCAtagatcagaataaaggatgcAACAAACTACTGACAtagatcagaataaaggatgcAACAAACTACTGTCAtagatcagaataaaggatgcAACAAACTACTGTCAtagatcagaataaaggatgcAACAAACTACTGTCAtagatcagaataaaggatgcAACAAACTACTGTCAtagatcagaataaaggatgcAACAAACTACTGTCAtagatcagaataaaggatgcAACAAACTACTGACAtagatcagaataaaggatgcAACAAACTACTGACAtagatcagaataaaggatgcAACAAACAACTGACAtagatcagaataaaggatgcAACAAACTACCACCAGAGTTCGGTACTTAAGGGGGGAGCCGGGCTTTGCCTTGGCTGCTGTTGGAGTGTCTGAATTCAGCTTCTGTCTGTTCAAGTTTAAGATGAGCATCGGAGAGGAGGATGACCTGACCTCCCTCTGGATGGGCTACTGCGCCTTCCACCTGGGCGATTACAGGAGGGCCATGGAGGTAATGCTACCAATTAGCTCCAAGTGGCTataaaccagcagctgtttctgagTATGTCCGGATACCTGATGGAACAGGCAGCTGAAGCCGGGACGGTCGGGCTCTactctgtcacctgtgttttgCAGGAGTACAGGAGTCTGACGCAGAGACCCGAGTGTCCCGCTCAGGTCTGGGTCTTCCTGGCCTGTGTCTTCTTCTTTCTTGGCCTGTATAGTGAAGCGGAGGAGGCAGCCTCGAAGGGTACGTGCACTACTGAGGGAAGTCAAAGCTTCGTTTGCACATAAGCTTGGATTGGTTGTGTTGTTCCTTGGGAATCTCACTTCTTTAAGAGACATTTAGTATTTTAAATAGTTTATGTATCCAGAGAAAGAATTCAATCATCagcttattttttattttaaaatgtgaaatttGAAAGGTCTTCCTCTCTCACTTTAGTCACTTTACTTGATGATTTGTACCTCCTGCAGAGCATGAAGCTGCATTATTGTGGAAAATCGATTAGTTTGAGCGTTGATTCGGGACATTTTAGCGACTGACTTTATGTTTGACGACAGCGCCACTCTCTCCCCTGCAAAACCGGCTACTCTTCCACTTGGCTCACAAGGTTGGAGAGcaattcttttcttttacagaTATGGGATATTTGGGCTATTTCCTCTTTTGCATCTCAACCAGGGTCTTTGTTTGATGTCTCAGTTCAACGATGAGAAGCAGCTGATGAGTTTCCACCAGAACCTTGAGGATGTGACAGAGGACCAGCTGAGCCTGGCCTCCATTCACTACATGCGCTCCCACTACCCCGAGGCCATCGACATCTACAAACGGCTGCTGTTGCAGAACAGGTCTGGCCTGGGGAGGGCAGGGAAGGTGGGGGCCTCCTCAGGGGGTCCCTGTGCGTTGGGGGTGTTAAGATCATCATCTTGAGCTCAGGAGGCCTGGACGTGCTCGCCTGTTGCTGCAGGGCTGCTCTGTGGATCGGGGCTTCAGGGTGAGGTTgggggtcaagggtcagggttgtgatcaggggtcaacgtcctggggtcagggttgtgatcaggggtcaacttcctggagttagggttatgatcaggggtcaacttcctggggttagggttatgatcaggggtcaacttcctggagttagggttatgatcaggggtcaacttcctggggtcagggttatgatcaggggtcaacttcctggggtcagggttatgatcaggggtcaacttcctgggttagagttatgatcaggggtcaacttcctggggtcagggttgtgatcaggggtcaacttcctggggtcagggttgtgatcaggggtcaacttcctggggtcagggttatgatcagggtcaacttcctggggtcagggttatgatcaggggtcaacttcctgggttagagttatgatcaggggtcaacttcctggggtcagggttgtgatcaggggtcaacttcctggggtcagggttatgatcaggggtcaacttcctggggtcagggttgtgatcaggggtcaacttcctggggtcagggttatgatcaggggtcaacttcctgggttagagttatgatcaggggtcaacttcctggggtcagggttatgatcaggggtcaacttcctggggtcagggttatgatcaggggtcaacctCCTGGGTTAgagttatgatcaggggtcaacttcctggggtcagggttgtgatcaggggtcaacttcctggggtcagggttatgatcaggggtcaacttcctggggtcagggttgtgatcaggggtcaacttcctggggtcagggttgtgatcaggggtcaacgtcctggggtcagggttgtgatcaggggtcaacttcctggagttagggttatgatcaggggtcaacttcctggggttagggttatgatcaggggtcaacttcctggggttagggttatgatcaggggtcaacttcctggagttagggttatgatcaggggtcaacttcctggggtcagggttatgatcaggggtcaacttcctggggtcagggttatgatcaggggtcaacttcctgggttagagttatgatcaggggtcaacttcctggggtcagggttgtgatcaggggtcaacttcctggggtcagggttgtgatcaggggtcaacttcctggggtcagggttatgatcagggtcaacttcctggggtcagggttatgatcaggggtcaacttcctgggttagagttatgatcaggggtcaacttcctggggtcagggttgtgatcaggggtcaacttcctggggtcagggttatgatcaggggtcaacttcctggggtcagggttgtgatcaggggtcaacttcctggggtcagggttatgatcaggggtcaacttcctgggttagagttatgatcaggggtcaacttcctggggtcagggttatgatcaggggtcaacttcctggggtcagggttatgatcaggggtcaacctCCTGGGTTAgagttatgatcaggggtcaacttcctggggtcagggttgtgatcaggggtcaacttcctggggtcagggttatgatcaggggtcaacttcctggggtcagggttgtgatcaggggtcaacttcctggggtcagggttgtgatcaggggtcaacttcctggggtcagggttatgatcaggggtcaacttcctggggtcagggttgtgatcaggggtcaacttcctggggtcagggttgtgatcaggggtcaacttcctggggtcagggttatgatcaggggtcaacttcctggggtcagggttgtgatcaggggtcaacttcctggggtcagggttatgatcaggggtcaacttcctggggtcagggttatgatcaggggtcaacttcctggggtcagggttgtgatcaggggtcaacttcctggggtcagggttgtgatcaggggtcaacttcctggggtcagggttatgatcaggggtcaacttcctggggtcagggttatgatcagggtcaacttcctggggtcagggttgtgatcaggggtcaacttcctggggtcagggttgtgatcaggggtcaacttcctggggttagggttgtgatcaggggtcaacttcctgggttagagttatgatcaggggtcaacttcctggggtcagggttgtgatcaggggtcaacttcctggggtcagggttatgatcaggggtcaacttcctggggtcagggttatgatcaggggtcaacttcctggggtcagggttatgatcaggggtcaacttcctggggtcagccTTTGGTCTGGATGTGAAGGGTTTGAGAGGAGGCCTCATCTGCCTCTTGAAGCCAAAAGATGTAATTGCTCCAAAAGTTTTTGCATAAAACTATTTTCTTTTACCACTTTGGAATGATTCTTTTTAGAAAGTGTCATTCTAagcacagttttgtttttatttcataaaatGTGATCCTAAAGTGACTTCAAAAGTCCATTTCAAATCTGCATTAACTCACACAGGCTGGAAATAAGGAGAAATAGCCTATAAATATTCTATAAATATTCTTCAAATGTTGAACTTTGTGCTATTTAGAGTGTGAAAGATGGATCTGCCTCTTTCATTTTATTACAGGACTCCGTAAGTTCTTAAAACACAGTTTTGGTTGCATATTTCCATCAACAAATGCATTTAAGGCCTTAAATGGAACAGTTTGTGTGAATTTTCTTTAACTTGTTCTCATGGTCTTCCTTAGTTTTATTGATCTTTGTGATCATTAGAATTGAATTCCCAGTTTGCTGCTTTTGCAATGGTTCAATCTGTTAAATCTAATAAATAAGTGCAGtgctagctagcatgctagcatgatAACGTGGGTGTGATGAGGTCAAAAATGAAACGATGTTCTGGACTTTAGCAACGAGATAGATGCACGTATGGTGATCTTGTGAACTTCTCCATCTCACATCTTTGGTGCAGAGATTTCTTGGCTCTGAAGGTTTATGTGGCTCTGTGCTACTACAAGCTGAACTACTACGACGTGTCCCAGGAGGTGTTGGCTGTGTACCTTCAGAGCATTCCTGACTCCACCATTGCCCTCAACCTGAAGGCCTGCAACACCTTCAGACTGTACAACGGCAAGGCCGCTGAGGTTCTGGACTCCTGTTGCCGTACTGGCATATTGTGTCATTTTATTATGTTATAAATATTCCTTTATCTTTATCAACCTGTACACTTGAATGATCTCTTTCTGTTGGGATGTTGATCTTTGAGGGTTCtccggatgtgtgtgtgctcgtgttcATAGGAAGAGTTGAAGAACCTCATGGAAATCTCCTCCCACTCCTTTGAGTTTGCTAAGGAGCTTATTCGGCACAACCTGGTGAGCTCTTCACAAGTTCTGCTCAAATATTCGGAGAATTCCACAAATATTCATCCATTTCTGCTCTTCATTTGTAAGGAAATTTTGCATTTACTCCAACATGTGAGGAATTAATTGTAAAGTCCCTCTTAAATAAATGAACCAATGCAGCACGACCGAAGGTTATTGGATTATTAAGATTATTATTCCAGCATCCtggaaaagggttagggttaggtggttagggttagggttagggttagagggctaggtgggttagggttaaagggttagggttagaaagggttaggtggttagggttagggttagggttagaaagagttagggttagaaagggttagggttaggtggttagggttaggtggttaggtggttagggttaggtggttagggttaggtggttagggttaggtggttagggttagggttagggttagggttagggttagggttagaaagagttagggttagaaagggttagggttaggtggttagggttaggtggttagggttagaaagagttagggttagggttaggtggttagggttaggtggttagggttagaaagagttagggttagggttaggtggttagggttagggttagaaagagttagggttagaaagggttagggttaggtggttagggttaggtggttagggttagggttagggttagaaagagttagggttagggttagggttagggttagaaagagttagggttagaaagggttagggttaggtggttagggttaggtggtta is a window from the Takifugu rubripes chromosome 17, fTakRub1.2, whole genome shotgun sequence genome containing:
- the LOC101076012 gene encoding mitochondrial glycine transporter B isoform X1; translation: MELAAHPALKAFMCGSLSGTCSTLLFQPLDLVKTRLQTLQNHVQPGGRKVGMFAVFLNVVRTENVFSLWRGVSPSFLRCIPGVGIYFSTFYSLKQHFFQERAANAGEAVLLGAGARAVAGVCMLPFTVIKARFESGFYNYLSVPGAVRSMYETEGMRALFSGLPATLLRDAPFSGIYVMFYSQTKKLLPPEVTSSSCVPLVNFGCGVVAGIMASVVTQPADVVKTNIQISKTRLGTVQAARHIYKEHGIGGFFCGAVPRCLRRTLMAAMAWTVYEQLMAQMGLKS
- the LOC101076012 gene encoding mitochondrial glycine transporter B isoform X3, encoding MELAAHPALKAFMCGSLSGTCSTLLFQPLDLVKTRLQTLQNHVQPGGRKVGMFAVFLNVVRTENVFSLWRGVSPSFLRCIPGVGIYFSTFYSLKQHFFQERAANAGEAVLLGAGARAVAGVCMLPFTVIKARFESGFYNYLSVPGAVRSMYETEGMRALFSGLPATLLRDAPFSGIYVMFYSQTKKLLPPVAGIMASVVTQPADVVKTNIQISKTRLGTVQAARHIYKEHGIGGFFCGAVPRCLRRTLMAAMAWTVYEQLMAQMGLKS
- the LOC101064668 gene encoding intraflagellar transport protein 56 isoform X2, with the protein product MILSRVKPAVGGWSPTSGGDKTKKNKAVIPQLEEYLQKRDYLGALTLLEFKMSIGEEDDLTSLWMGYCAFHLGDYRRAMEEYRSLTQRPECPAQVWVFLACVFFFLGLYSEAEEAASKAPLSPLQNRLLFHLAHKFNDEKQLMSFHQNLEDVTEDQLSLASIHYMRSHYPEAIDIYKRLLLQNRDFLALKVYVALCYYKLNYYDVSQEVLAVYLQSIPDSTIALNLKACNTFRLYNGKAAEEELKNLMEISSHSFEFAKELIRHNLVVFRGGEGALQVLPPLIDVIPEARLNLVIYYLRQDDVQEAYNLIRDVVPVTPQEYILLGVVNAALGQDIGSRDHLKTAQQFFQLVGGSASECDTIPGRQCMASCFFLLRQFEDVLIYLNSIKSYFYNDDAFNFNYAQAKAALGSYQEAEEFFLMIQSEKIKNDYVYLSWLARCCRHHEPEGSACLGVVPEDGHIL
- the LOC101076012 gene encoding mitochondrial glycine transporter B isoform X4; amino-acid sequence: MELAAHPALKAFMCGSLSGTCSTLLFQPLDLVKTRLQTLQNHVQPGGRKVGMFAVFLNVVRTENVFSLWRGVSPSFLRCIPGVGIYFSTFYSLKQHFFQERAANAGEAVLLGAGARAVAGVCMLPFTVIKARFESGFYNYLSVPGAVRSMYETEGMRALFSGLPATLLRDAPFSGIYVMFYSQTKKLLPPAGIMASVVTQPADVVKTNIQISKTRLGTVQAARHIYKEHGIGGFFCGAVPRCLRRTLMAAMAWTVYEQLMAQMGLKS
- the LOC101076012 gene encoding mitochondrial glycine transporter B isoform X5: MFAVFLNVVRTENVFSLWRGVSPSFLRCIPGVGIYFSTFYSLKQHFFQERAANAGEAVLLGAGARAVAGVCMLPFTVIKARFESGFYNYLSVPGAVRSMYETEGMRALFSGLPATLLRDAPFSGIYVMFYSQTKKLLPPEVTSSSCVPLVNFGCGVVAGIMASVVTQPADVVKTNIQISKTRLGTVQAARHIYKEHGIGGFFCGAVPRCLRRTLMAAMAWTVYEQLMAQMGLKS
- the LOC101076012 gene encoding mitochondrial glycine transporter B isoform X2, which codes for MCGSLSGTCSTLLFQPLDLVKTRLQTLQNHVQPGGRKVGMFAVFLNVVRTENVFSLWRGVSPSFLRCIPGVGIYFSTFYSLKQHFFQERAANAGEAVLLGAGARAVAGVCMLPFTVIKARFESGFYNYLSVPGAVRSMYETEGMRALFSGLPATLLRDAPFSGIYVMFYSQTKKLLPPEVTSSSCVPLVNFGCGVVAGIMASVVTQPADVVKTNIQISKTRLGTVQAARHIYKEHGIGGFFCGAVPRCLRRTLMAAMAWTVYEQLMAQMGLKS